Proteins encoded in a region of the Leguminivora glycinivorella isolate SPB_JAAS2020 chromosome 23, LegGlyc_1.1, whole genome shotgun sequence genome:
- the LOC125238385 gene encoding octopamine receptor beta-2R-like isoform X1 translates to MANEIFQNVSANASGSNVPDAGDSGVFFKLRVSVLLLIVIMAVLGNLLVIVSVMRHRKLRVITNYFVVSLAFADILVAMVVMPFNFSVQFYDEWRFGSVICDLWNSSDVYFTSTSILHLCCISVDRYYAIVKPLKYPIKMTKKMAFVMLAATWLSPVTISYAPIFMGWYTTKKHLDERELPQNAHKCDWVVNKPYAVISSSISFWIPCTIMIFTYLAIFKEANRQEKALHARAGNAMLMHRHSREVGDKNGALHINANTPTKDRNILKMKREHKAARTLGIIMGAFILCWLPFFLFYITTALCTTCTYPEVLTVIMFWTGYFNSALNPIIYAYFNRDFRNAFKNTLACAFCSFCKRNASDLDAMERLDRRGSANLRVPAASRRASDLASL, encoded by the exons ATGGCAAATGAAATCTTCCAAAACGTTAGCGCCAACGCTAGCGGCAGCAATGTCCCCGACGCCGGCGACTCCGGCGTGTTCTTCAAGCTACGAGTCAGCGTGCTGCTGCTCATCGTCATCATGGCGGTGCTGGGCAACCTGCTCGTCATCGTCTCTGTTATGAGACACAG AAAACTACGAGTCATCACAAACTACTTCGTAGTATCACTGGCCTTCGCTGACATCCTAGTAGCTATGGTGGTCATGCCATTCAACTTCAGCGTGCAATTCTACGATGAATGGCGGTTCGGGTCCGTCATCTGCGACCTTTGGAACTCTTCAGACGTCTACTTCACATCTACATCGATATTGCATCTCTGCTGCATATCCGTTGACAGATACTACGCTATTGTGAAGCCGCTGAAATATCCCATCAAGATGACTAAAAAG ATGGCATTCGTCATGTTAGCAGCAACATGGCTAAGTCCAGTCACAATATCTTACGCCCCAATCTTCATGGGGTGGTACACAACGAAAAAACACTTAGATGAACGAGAACTCCCACAGAACGCCCATAAATGTGACTGGGTGGTCAATAAGCCATACGCCGTGATATCCAGCTCGATATCCTTCTGGATACCTTGCACTATCATGATCTTCACGTACCTAGCAATATTCAAAGAAGCCAACAGACAGGAGAAGGCGCTCCATGCACGAGCTGGCAACGCCATGCTCATGCATAGACATTCAAGAGAAGTCGGAGATAAAAACGGTGCTTTGCACATAAACGCAAACACACCAACTAAAGATAGGAACATACTAAAGATGAAGAGAGAGCATAAAGCAGCTAGAACTTTAGGGATTATCATGGGAGCGTTCATCCTCTGTTGGCTCCCGTTCTTCTTATTCTACATAACTACAGCATTGTGTACAACCTGCACATATCCAGAAGTGCTGACAGTTATCATGTTCTGGACTGGTTATTTCAATTCAGCGTTAAATCCGATTATTTACGCGTATTTCAACAGAGACTTTAGAAATGCCTTTAAAAATACTTTAGCGTGTGCGTTCTGCAGTTTTTGTAAAAGGAACGCATCGGATCTGGATGCCATGGAGAGATTAGATCGGCGAGGGTCCGCCAACCTGAGGGTGCCCGCGGCTTCGAGACGGGCTTCAGACCTGGCATCACTTTGA